One Streptomyces dangxiongensis genomic window, CGACCAGGTGGGCATCCATGTCCGCGAGTCCGGCAACATCATCATCCAGAACGTGACGGTGAGGAACGTCAAGAAGTCGGGTTCGCCCACGTCCAACGGGGGCGACGCCATCGGCATGGAGAGCGGCGTCCGCAACGTCTGGGTCGACCACACCACGCTGGAAGCGTCCGGGGGCGAGTCCGAGGGGTACGACAGCCTGTTCGACCTGAAGGACAACACGCAGTACGTGACGCTGTCCTACAGCGTCATGCGCGACTCGGGCCGAGGCGGTCTCGTCGGGTCGAGCGACACACAGCTCTCCAACGGCTACGTCACCTACCACCACAACCTGTACGAGAACATCGACTCCCGCACCCCGCTGCTGCGCGGCGGCATCGCCCACATCTACGACAACTACTACCGGAACCTGAACAAGTCCGGCATCAACTCCCGTGCGGGCGCCCGCGCCAAGGTCGACAACAACTACTTCGAGGACTCGAAGGACGTCCTGGGCACCTTCTACACGGACGCGGCCGGGTACTGGCAGGTCGGCGGCAACATCTTCGACAACGTGACCTGGTCGGCGCCGGGCGCGGAGAACCACCCGGCCGGTCCGGGCCCGACGTCGAACACCACCGTCGACGTGCCGTACTCCTATCGCCTCGACGACGCGGCGTGCGTGCCGTCCATCGTGACGCGGACGGCCGGTGCCGGCACCGGACTGAAGGTGTCGGACGGCAACTGCTCGGCCCAGACGCCCGCCCCGACGCCGAGCACGCCGACACCGGCACCCACCCCGACCACCGGGCCGACGCAGCCCGGCGGCACCAACCTCAGCCTGGGCGCCGGTGCCGACGGCTCCGGCAAGGCGGACGGGACGAGCTACGGCAACGTCCGCGACGGCGACATGAGCACCTACTGGTCGCCCGCCGGTCCGACGGGGTCCGTCTCGGTCAAGTGGGGCACGGCGACCACGGTGTCCCGGATCGACATCAGGGAGGCGTCCGGCGCCACGGGCGCCGTCGGCTCCTGGCGGGTCCTCGACGGGGACACGG contains:
- a CDS encoding pectate lyase family protein, which translates into the protein MRRSAAVRLYAAGAAVALAAATGAVMSTTFASAVTGGATGYAGQNGGTTGGAGGATVRATTGTAIHAALCNRASRDTPLTIEVEGTINHANTTKVSGPGCDTADGVIELKRIRNVTLVGVGSGAVFDQVGIHVRESGNIIIQNVTVRNVKKSGSPTSNGGDAIGMESGVRNVWVDHTTLEASGGESEGYDSLFDLKDNTQYVTLSYSVMRDSGRGGLVGSSDTQLSNGYVTYHHNLYENIDSRTPLLRGGIAHIYDNYYRNLNKSGINSRAGARAKVDNNYFEDSKDVLGTFYTDAAGYWQVGGNIFDNVTWSAPGAENHPAGPGPTSNTTVDVPYSYRLDDAACVPSIVTRTAGAGTGLKVSDGNCSAQTPAPTPSTPTPAPTPTTGPTQPGGTNLSLGAGADGSGKADGTSYGNVRDGDMSTYWSPAGPTGSVSVKWGTATTVSRIDIREASGATGAVGSWRVLDGDTGTTLASGSGAGAIAVPRTTLKKITFEITGSSGTPRIAEFETYAG